The nucleotide sequence TCATCGAGCAAAGGCTTTTCATGCGAATTACTGGTGGTTAATTCAGATTTCGCGGCCTCTTCTGATGGTGTATTGTCTTTTTTATCAGCCATATAGCAATTATTAGCAGTATCGCCCTGTCTGTCCAGCTTGTCTCATGCTTCCTTAGAGAATAAAAGCCCAATAATGAATGGTAACTTTTAGTTTTACGCGCCGGACCTGTAATTTTCAAGTGCAATACCGATCGCCTGTTCTCGTCTACTTTTTAACTGACGCTGTATTTCCCTACCATTCGTTTCTGAACTGACCAGGTCTTCGATGTCAACCTGTTTCGCTGCCGCAAAGCAGATCCTGAAAATATCCGCCTGTGGATAGGTTGAATTTTCTAAGCCAGGCCTGCCCCTGGCATCTGCTTCACAAGCCAATAGGAAGTCATCCAGTCTCTGTGGCCGTCGAAATACGTCCAGTGCTTGCAGAACTTTCAGTATAGTCGATATTCGCAGTTCAGTGGCACGATGGCAATGGCTATGGTATTCGCATACCAGTTCTGCCATTTGTCTGTGCCCAGCAGGAATACGAAGTCGTTCACACAAGTTCCTGATCAGTGCCAGCCCTCGGGTCTCGTGGGCGATATGTTTCGGTAAACGGGAGAAAGCTGTCGTTCCTTTGCCAAGGTCATGGCAGAGAGCGGCAAAACGGACAGAATTGCCGGCACCAAATTGTGCAGCCATATCAATTACCATCATCGTATGCACCCCAGTATCAATCTCCGGGTGGTGAACTGGTGTTTGTGGAACACCAAATAAGCGGTCGACCTCTGGCAATAATACAGCTAGCGCATTGCACCGCCTGAGTGTAAGGAAGAACACAGAAGGTGTCTCTTCATCCAATGCGCCGCTGATTTCGTTCCATACGCGTTCGGCAACCAGCTCATTTACTTCCCCGGAGGTGACGATCTGTTTTAACAGCTGCTGGGTCTCTTCAGCTATGGTAAAGTCGAGCTTTGCATAGCGGGCCGCATAGCGTGCGATACGCAACAGCCTGACCGGATCTTCGATAAAGGCATCCGAAACATGACGCAACAGGCCATTTTTTAAATCATCTCGGCCGCCATATGGGTCGATGATATTGCCTTTGTTATCCTGTGCCATGGCATTGATAGTGAGATCCCGGCGTGCGAGATCCTCTTCTAGCGTGACATCTGGCGATGTGTGAAAAACGAAGCCATGATAGCCGTGACCACTTTTCTTCTCGGTCCGTGCCAGAGCGTATTCTTCCTTTGTTTCCGGGTGCAGGAAAACCGGAAAGTCCTTGCCGACAGGTTTATAACCCAAATTAATCATCTGTTGCGGTGTCGCACCGGTAACTACCCAGTCATTATCCCTGGAAGCTTGCTTGAGTAAGCTGTCACGCACAGCACCGCCAACAAGATAGATTTCCATGCGTTAGGGTCCCTCTATTCAGCCCCAGATGCCTTATCCTGGATATGGTTCAGCAACCGTATACCTCTCTATAGGCTTCTATTTCTGAAAGTATGTCAGATTTTTCTGACTCCTGCTGCAGCAGTTCCACCAGATCTTCCAGCGTGGCAATGCTGAAGACTGGCAGGTTTTGTTCCTGCTGCAGTAATTGCAATGCTGAAGTGTCACTGTCGGCAGTCTTTTCCTGACGATCTAGCGCGATGACAAAGCCTGCAGCATCGGCCTTACTCTCCCTGATCAGTTTTATCGAATAGGCGGCAGACAGGCCGGCTGTAATGACATCGTCAATAATCAGGACCTGGCCCTGCAGCGGTGCACCAACGATATTGCCGCCTTCACCGTGATCTTTTGTCTCCTTGCGGTCGAAGGCATAGGGAATATCCAGTCCGTGATAGTCCGACAGGGCAATAACCGTCGCAGCAGCAATGGGAATACCCTTATAGGCAGGGCCAAATAACATGTCGAATTTGATGCCTGATTGAATAATGGCACGGGCATAAAACCGGCCCAGTTGGGCCAGGCCATTACCGCTATTGAACAGGCCCGTGTTGAAAAAATAGGGGCTGTTCCGACCTGATTTCAAGGTGAACTGGCCAAAGCGCAATACTCCGGATTGAATGGCGAAATCA is from bacterium BMS3Abin11 and encodes:
- the cca gene encoding multifunctional CCA protein — its product is MEIYLVGGAVRDSLLKQASRDNDWVVTGATPQQMINLGYKPVGKDFPVFLHPETKEEYALARTEKKSGHGYHGFVFHTSPDVTLEEDLARRDLTINAMAQDNKGNIIDPYGGRDDLKNGLLRHVSDAFIEDPVRLLRIARYAARYAKLDFTIAEETQQLLKQIVTSGEVNELVAERVWNEISGALDEETPSVFFLTLRRCNALAVLLPEVDRLFGVPQTPVHHPEIDTGVHTMMVIDMAAQFGAGNSVRFAALCHDLGKGTTAFSRLPKHIAHETRGLALIRNLCERLRIPAGHRQMAELVCEYHSHCHRATELRISTILKVLQALDVFRRPQRLDDFLLACEADARGRPGLENSTYPQADIFRICFAAAKQVDIEDLVSSETNGREIQRQLKSRREQAIGIALENYRSGA
- the pyrE gene encoding orotate phosphoribosyltransferase — translated: MQDFRREFLDFAIQSGVLRFGQFTLKSGRNSPYFFNTGLFNSGNGLAQLGRFYARAIIQSGIKFDMLFGPAYKGIPIAAATVIALSDYHGLDIPYAFDRKETKDHGEGGNIVGAPLQGQVLIIDDVITAGLSAAYSIKLIRESKADAAGFVIALDRQEKTADSDTSALQLLQQEQNLPVFSIATLEDLVELLQQESEKSDILSEIEAYREVYGC